The nucleotide window CTGAGGATCCCCGGATAACTTCTGAGTGATCGAGCCCAAGTCGAAATCAGTAAGAAGGTTGCTGATATTACACGAGCCTACAACATTgaccaatggcaaagtgaacCTCATCACcaacatcaaaattttgccgAACGCCGTATTGCTACTATTGAAGCTAATACCAATAACGTTCTTAACAAAACCGGTGCTCCTGATTCCACTTGGCTCTTGTGCATTGCCTACATCTGCTATGTCTTCAACCATTTGTCCCATGAATCTTTGCATGATCGTACACCGCTCGAGACTCTTCTTGGTAGCACCCCTGATATCAGCGTACTTCtccagtttcatttttgggaaccggtgtACTACCGTATCGAAGATCCATCTTTCCCTTCCGATGGTACCGAAAAGAGCGGTCactttgttggcattgctgaatctgTTGGGGATGCTCTCACTTACAAAGTCCTCAcagacgacaccaacaagatCTTATACCGCTCTAGTGTGCGTTCCGCTTTGAAATCCGGAGaaaccaacctacgccttacgccacaggatggggagagtaaTTCTAAGCCTATCAACTTTgtcaagtcgcgtagaactgaaaacaaaaattcctatgccttAAAGGATCTACCCGGTTTCACCCCTGACGACCTTATTGGACGCACGTTCCTAACCGAtactcaggatgatggggagcgttttcgtgcacgtatcacaaggaaaatcttagatcccgacaagccctCTGATGTGCGTTTTTtagtcgaaatcaatgatggcgagtatgatgaaattcttgcctacaacgaaattctagataaacttgaaactgatctagacaaagaattgCATGATACtgatcgacaatggcgttttaaggacatcgtcgcgcacCAAGGTCCCCTATCTACGAACGATGAGAATTACAAAGGCTCTAAATACAACGTTCTTGttaactgggaaactggggagtctacctatGAACCCCTTGATGTCATACGGGCCGACGATCCTGTTACTTGTGCTGCCtatgctaaacgccaaggtCTACTAGATACTCCAGGATGGAAACAGTTTAAACGGCTTGCAACTAGGGAAAAGAAGTTTCAACGGCTAGTTAACCAAGCTCGACTCCATTCTACTAGGCATTCACCTGTCTTCAAGTTTGGGTACCAGATCCCTCGTGACCACAAGGAGGCGGTAGCTATTGATAAGTTGAATAGAAATAGCAAATGGCAGGAGgctgaaaacattgaaaGGACTCAGCTCCATGAGTATAACACCTTCATTGACAGAGGTAAAGCTGTTATACACGGTAAACATGTGTCGAATGCACCAGAAGggttcaagaagatccgaaTCCATACAGTATATGATGTCAAGCACGATGGAAggcacaaggccaggatggtaGCTGGCGGACATCTTACTCCTGTACCTCTTGAAAGTGTGTATTCTGGAGTTGTCTCGCTACGAAGCTTGCGTATTGTTGTATTCCTAGCTGAACTCAACAGTCTaaagctatggggagcagaCATAGGGAATGCatacctggaagccaagaccaaagaaaaggtctTTGTTGTAGCTGGTCCGGAATTTGCTGAGCTAGAAGGANNNNNNNNNNNNNNNNNNNNNNNNNNNNNNNNNNNNNNNNNNNNNNNNNNNNNNNNNNNNNNNNNNNNNNNNNNNNNNNNNNNNNNNNNNNNNNNNNNNNNNNNNNNNNNNNNNNNNNNNNNNNNNNNNNNNNNNNNNNNNNNNNNNNNNNNNNNNNNNNNNNNNNNNNNNNNNNNNNNNNNNNNNNNNNNNNNNNNNNNNNNNNNNNNNNNNNNNNNNNNNNNNNNNNNNNNNNNNNNNNNNNNNNNNNNNNNNNNNNNNNNNNNNNNNNNNNNNNNNNNNNNNNNNNNNNNNNNNNNNNNNNNNNNNNNNNNNNNNNNNNNNNNNNNNNNNNNNNNNNNNNNNNNNNNNNNNNNNNNNNNNNNNNNNNNNNNNNNNNNNNNNNNNNNNNNNNNNNNNNNNNNNNNNNNNNNNNNNNNNNNNNNNNNNNNNNNNNNNNNNNNNNNNNNNNNNNNNNNNNNNNNNNNNNNNNNNNNNNNNNNNNNNNNNNNNNNNNNNNNNNNNNNNNNNNNNNNNNNNNNNNNNNNNNNNNNNNNNNNNNNNNNNNNNNNNNNNNNNNNNNNNNNNNNNNNNNNNNNNNNNNNNNNNNNNNNNNNNNNNNNNNNNNNNNNNNNNNNNNNNNNNNNNNNNNNNNNNNNNNNNNNNNNNNNNNNNNNNNNNNNNNNNNNNNNNNNNNNNNNNNNNNNNNNNNNNNNNNNNNNNNNNNNNNNNNNNNNNNNNNNNNNNNNNNNNNNNNNNNNNNNNNNNNNNNNNNNNNNNNNNNNNNNNNNNNNNNNNNNNNNNNNNNNNNNNNNNNNNNNNNNNNNNNNNNNtctgagtttgttgcagctcggattgcagttgagcaaatcatggacatcCGTACTACCCTCCGTTACCTTGGAGTACCAGTGacaggaaagacaatcttgtttggtgacaaccagtcaGTGATTACTAGCTCAACAGAACCTCAGTCGCCCAtaaacaagcgtcataaTGCATTGTCTTATCATCGCGTTCGtgaggcaattgcagcaggagttgttgatttccagaaaatcttGGGAGCCGAAAACGTGGCAGATGTGCTCAGTAAGCACTGGGGTTTTCAACAGGCATGGCCAGTCCTTAAGCCACtcttgttctggcaaggtgatacatcaaattgtgaggtgaagactttcaagaccaccaagcaggctgatggggagtgttacggtatgcctccttgcgacatgtctcatggacatgattcgcataacatggatgtcgcaagtgtgaatcaaaactatgcacatggagttaaggaggcgcgcacagaaatattgtcagccttatttcgtggccacgtggactcacaataaagggtgcatttgtacgattgctatgtttccggaggcgcatgtgtttagtccttacttgtcagtttacaagaccaagggtacagtgaaatacgatcgaaacataggagatacgattgcggggacaaaagaggtaccacgaaccacatggtgggattgaacaagatcctatactcaccataggtatcgtgctaggaacttatagttccgaaagtatatatacatgtgaaagaaaggttgcctgttgagattatggcagctgtggaagatcaaagattcgatggcattttgtgggattgttcactggactgaacaacagattgactagtttgtagaaggtaatcacccactcattgttttataagttcattgatccaaattgcattctacgcataggtcctcgtatccgctgtctaacccgtggggagcgtcgtcaacgagttgagttttacagtccctaagtctcttaggtgtatcgcaggtcgttcgtctcaacgcccacctttgtttaccactcactgtcctaacagcgatctgtcctacggttgtgctttggtagtactccgtaacagattacgcttcaatgctttgcaTTGCGGTTTCCGCTCGATTCAACCACNNNNNNNNNNNNNNNNNNNNNNNNNNNNNNNNNNNNNNNNNNNNNNNNNNAAACATTGTGCTCATGGCACTGGATGATGCAATCAATAGCGTCCTCGCCATCGAGATTGTAGTACGCAATGGCGGTGGAGGTATTGGCCTGTGTTGTCAAAGCGTGGTTCAACATAGGTATTGCCAGGAAGATCTTGCATTGCATCATACCAGTTGTTCACCATGTCAACTTCATTGTCTAGAATAGAAGGGTCCCAGTCAATATTGGAAGTCAACACAACATGCGGAAGAGATTCGAACTCGCTATCTGTAGGCTGCCGCATATCCATATACGGGAGGCCTTGTCAACATTGAAGAGGAGTGATATAATCATCCAAGGTAACAATCCGCTGTTGTCCTCCAACATTGCGAGACCGGTCTTCGACTTTGTTTCGGTAATGCTCAAGTTGGGCACTGGAGTGGATTGTCTTTCCCTTGCCAAGATAGGCGTATTGGTGCATAATCACAATGATAGGGCCTTTGTGAGACTCGACAAACCCAGCGGCAGTGACAATATCCAAATCTGACAGGGTATGCTCGTTGATACCCGTTATACTAGCAGACCGTCCTGTTTTGTTCACAACTTTGCCAGCAAGTCCACCGTTGGCACCTCAATCCACTAGAGCAGCAGTTTTGTTCTCAACAGAATGACGAGAGACTTGGTATTCCAGAACGTTGAGTTGAACAGACTGTTGTCAGATGTCCAATGACTGGGGTACAATTGATTGGTGTACGGCGGGATGCAGCAAGAACTTTTCGGATATCGCCGTCTCCCATGTGACTCACACGGTCAGTCAAGTGTGCAAAGAGCTCCGTCGTTTGATCACAGTCATGGAATGCTTCAGCTTGCTGGTTGTCTGGTTCGCTACGGTTGAACTCGCCATTATCGTTCGATATCTTGGCGTGGGTATTCGCTTCCAACGCACGTTGCGAGACATTGCCGGATCGAGTAGGGCCCTTGTCGGGTGCGGGCAGGCCTtggagaatggctttggcatcAACTGAAAGCTGATTCCACATCTCGCAAGGGATATACGGACGCTCTTGATTGGTTGCCGGATCGCGATTACGGTGGCCAGATGGACTGACTTTGCGGTTGTGAGCGTTGGCCTCATAGATCACTGCAAGAGAGAGATCAATATCATAGTCAATTCCTTTGTCTTCGGTGAAGTCCGGTTGATCATACGAGAGGTCGGTCAGAAAGGCGCTACGCTTGCTCTTGACACtacgagaattggaaaggttgttcccTTTATTGTATAGAGAAGCAGAGGCAAGCAATAGACTCAGTTAACCTTTGTAGTTGAGAGGAGTGCCTCCTTTAGCTAAGTCTAAAGTAGCGGTGATCTTGACCTGGCGGAGTTCAGGGATGTCGTGTACAGCGTTTTCAAGCAAACTGAGGCAAAGCTGTTTAGGCAACTGCTCTGCCATAGGGACCATATCATTGTAGATGCAAAGATGGTTCTTCCAGAAAAGGATGAACCCTACCGCCGTTCCTGTCCAGGATGTGCCATATTTTGCCGTAGTGAGGTAGGCCAAAGTGTTGGAGGACCCACTCTTGGCACTGGCAGACTCTGTGTAGTGCTTGACAAccttacggaaaacttcttgAGCATTGAAGTCAAAACTATGTTCGCGAACAAGGTTTTTCCCCATATCAGTCTGAAGTGTATGTTCCAAAGCAGAGTACACAAATTTCTTCTGTTCCTCAAAGAGAGACTTCTCTGAGGCGTCTGTCGGTGCATACGATGGGTCAAGTACCTTTTCGACGTTATGGGATACTGCGGTGACCACGAAAGACCGGTAGAAATTGTCCCAGTATCGGTCGTCCTTAAGGATGGGATAGTGTGTCTTGTCACGCTTGACTCCTTGCTTGATTTCGTCGACTGCCGATCAAGCTTTTGTGGATGTACTTAACTGGTTGTTCAGAGAAGGACTGATGGTGGCCGGAACATTAGAGACTTGTCCGAGTGCCGAGAGTCAATATAAAATGATATCTCCACTAGTCAATGCAACAAGCTCcgaattttccaaaggacttcccttttgccgttcaagTGATGCCTGCCAACGCaggaaatggcgaaggatCTGTCAGTGTGCCATGAGCAATGGGGTCCACTGAGGGTCGTTGGTGTCAGGACTTGCTGAAGGCACGTATCCAAGGGCATCTAGTTCATTCAAAAAAATACTGAGGAGATCATCAACAGAATTATAcccttgttgttcgaaaCTAAGTCGGATTGGGTGCCCTTGAGGAAGTGAAAATACattatccaaaaaatgcgagTAAGCAGCTCCGCTAGACATTTGCCTGGTGGCCGGTACCATGGTGGGCTGGATAGCCGAATCAATAAAAAGGTTTCTTGGGGTTCTCAAAAGAAAATATCTAATTatgggttcgggtccttcgctgttttGTTATAGCGGACTTTGTtaaatgaccctacaccagtgaacaaagctagcactggtacactcacttctacctccgtaggcagtgtcctcagggactgacgagggtttgattagcccccccgtactactttacgccggatagtaagtccgtcccaaccggaatcagggttcaagtccttgagcctattggtatttctaaCTCACTCAACCAGAGtaacccgtagtcacgaaacaacttgtcgacaaaccctgaagactccaaggggttCTCGACACCagtgattccgaggaagtagggaggccacgaaaacttattgacaaaccctgaagcagtactaatgggttctcaataccagttgccgtgaggaagtagggtagcagcttccaacccatgcgttacacaagccaataaataccccacttaaggtggcacctctgatacttgatgtaacaaacaaaagatgtcagcagttagtgaccaaacaatgtacGCCGAGTACAAAGTTcggaaaccgtcttgagcgaagacctcaagatgtgtttaccacaaacaactgtgcaatgggcagcagtggtttgacgtgttgtcaagactgttaatctgttacggagtaccaccaaagcacaaccgtaggacagatcgctgttaggacagtgagtggtaaacgaaggtgggcgttgagaCGAAcaacctgcgatacacctaagagacttagggactgtaaaactcaacttgttgacaacgctccccacgggttagacagcggatacaaggacctatgcgtagaatgcaatttggatcattGAACTTAAAAAACAAAGAGCGGGTcattaccttctacaaactagtcaatctgttgttcagtccagtgaacaatcccacgAAAATGCCATtgaatctttgatcttccacagctgccataatctcaataggcaacctttctttcacatgtatatatactttcggaactataagttccttgcacaatACCTgtggtgagtataggatcttgttcaatcccaccatgtggtttgtgGTACCCCTTTTGTTCccgcaattgtatctcctatgttCCGATtgtatttcactgtaccttggtcttgtaaaccgacaagtaaggactaaacacatgcgcctccagaaacatagcaattttACAAATGctccctttattgtgagtccacgtggccacgaaataaggctgacaatatttctgtgcgcgcctccttaactccatgtgcatagttttgattcacacttgcgacatccatgttaggcgaatcatgtctatgagacatgttgcaaggAGGCATGCCGTAACACAGATAATCTTCAGATATTCTATGCGCGTTCGACTATGCGCGTTCGGATGTTCTGATTGGTCGAGAGATTGACATTCTCTCTCGAGAGAATGATATTCTTTTTAATTAAATAAAATAGTTTCCAAAAGTCTTTGGTCATTCTTGTGTTGGATTGCTTGAGCCGCTGGTGTGAGCTGCGCTCCCCCCTTGTGCTGATCATGAGCTGGTAACCCCTATTTTCCACTACGTTATGATAGTATCCCGTTAGCTACATTGACACTGTAACGGACTGGATTGCAACCTTTGCTTGGACCAGAATGAATACCATGACAAGGTTGATTGCAAGCAACACATTTAACAGCTTAACTGGTAGATTCTAATGACTACTGGCACTTCAATTATatcaagaaacaaaattCATGCATTCATTTCTCAGCATCTATTGTTCACTTGATTCTTGTCACCAGCCACAAAAATGTATTTGTAGCAAAACCCATCatgtcttttccaagtgTGCATATTCTCACAAAGCCATCATGGCAAAGGATATTGAACCTAGTTCATTTGCATACTCCAAAAAGTCTAGATTGTGCCAACCATTTTTGTTGTAATTTCTTGCTGCTCCCTTTGGCTCTATTCTTTGAATGAATTCTATTTGCTGcagtgttgctgttgtcacACCAAGGAAAGTTTGGGAAGGATTGAAACTTTTGGAATACTCAATGATGAAAGCATGTGCTTGGGATAAGGAAA belongs to Phaeodactylum tricornutum CCAP 1055/1 PHATR_bd_38x36 genomic scaffold, whole genome shotgun sequence and includes:
- a CDS encoding predicted protein, which translates into the protein MVPATRQMSSGAAYSHFLDNVFSLPQGHPIRLSFEQQGYNSVDDLLSIFLNELDALGYVPSAIDEIKQGVKRDKTHYPILKDDRYWDNFYRSFVVTAVSHNVEKVLDPSYAPTDASEKSLFEEQKKFVYSALEHTLQTDMGKNLVREHSFDFNAQEVFRKVVKHYTESASAKSGSSNTLAYLTTAKYGTSWTGTAVGFILFWKNHLCIYNDMVPMAEQLPKQLCLSLLENAVHDIPELRQVKITATLDLAKGGTPLNYKGNNLSNSRSVKSKRSAFLTDLSYDQPDFTEDKGIDYDIDLSLAVIYEANAHNRKVSPSGHRNRDPATNQERPYIPCEMWNQLSVDAKAILQGLPAPDKGPTRSGNVSQRALEANTHAKISNDNGEFNRSEPDNQQAEAFHDCDQTTELFAHLTDRVSHMGDGDIRKVLAASRRANGGLAGKVVNKTGRSASITGINEHTLSDLDIVTAAGFVESHKGPIIVIMHQYAYLGKGKTIHSSAQLEHYRNKVEDRSRNVGGQQRIVTLDDYITPLQYSEFESLPHVVLTSNIDWDPSILDNEVDMVNNWYDAMQDLPGNTYVEPRFDNTGQYLHRHCVLQSRWRGRY